The genomic window CATTATTGGCGGGGTACTATCGCTTACAAAGGTTAGAGTTGAAAAGGTTTAATATTTGGCATATATTCAATTTCATGCTTTCCTTAAAAGTTCTGGTCGATGGGTATGCAAAAAAAATAAAACATGGATGGGAGGGAAACTCCACTGCCACTCTACTACAAAATGATGACAAGCATATTCTCGTGGATCCTGGCCTAGACGATGAAATTCTGCAGAAGGCATTAAAAAAAGAAGGACTGGGGAAAGAAAATACAGATTACATATTCATTACACATTATCATCTTGACCATATTTTGAATATTAAGTTATTTTCTAAAGCAATTATTGCCGACGGATATTATATTTATAGAGGTAATAAAGCAATAGAGCATGATGGCAAACCATTCGGAAAAAATATAGAAATTATGCACACTCCCGGGCATACGTTGGAGCATTCATCGTTGATTGTTTATGCCCCAAAAGCCACATATGCTGTTGCCGGAGATTTGATATGGTGGCCTCCAGAAAAAGGCAAAGATTTGATCCATCTGCCAGATCCGTTTGCCTATGACATGAAAGATCTGGTGGAGAGTAGAAAAAAGCTTTTACAAAAAGCAGATTTTATAATCCCGGGGCATGGAAAGATGTTTAAGATGGAGTGATTATTTTCTGATTCTTACAATTCTGTCAACAATCATTGCCATCTTTTTCGTCTCCTTTACATCATGAACCCTGAGAATATCGGCGCCATTCGCAATAGCCATTGCTCCTGCCCCTAAACTACCTTCGAGCCTTTCTTTTGTTCCAGATTCGCATATATTTCCAATGAATGTTTTACGCGAAGCCCCAACCATTACAGGAAAACCGAGGCTTTTTAGTTCCATCAATCTTGAGAGTATCTCGCAGTTATCCTCTACACCTTCCCCGGTCCTTTTTCCGAACCCTATGCCAGGGTCGAAAACTATATTCTCCCTTTTAATTCCCCGGGACAATGCATATTTCGCCCTTTCATACAAAAATTTGGATATTTCTGCCATCACATCATCATAATGCGGATTTTTCTGCATGTTCTGTGGCATGCCTTTCATGTGCATAAGGCA from Candidatus Thermoplasmatota archaeon includes these protein-coding regions:
- a CDS encoding MBL fold metallo-hydrolase; this encodes MLSLKVLVDGYAKKIKHGWEGNSTATLLQNDDKHILVDPGLDDEILQKALKKEGLGKENTDYIFITHYHLDHILNIKLFSKAIIADGYYIYRGNKAIEHDGKPFGKNIEIMHTPGHTLEHSSLIVYAPKATYAVAGDLIWWPPEKGKDLIHLPDPFAYDMKDLVESRKKLLQKADFIIPGHGKMFKME